The DNA region CAAATGAGACACCTGTTGAAATGACTTCATCACTTGCGGTTGGAGTCCGTACTACTTCAACAAGCTTGGTGACAGGAACAGGGTCGAAGAAACGGAGCCCTATGACCTTGTCGGGCCTCTTCGTGACTGAAGCAAGCTCGGCAATTGAGATTGAGGATGTGTTACTTGCCAGGATTGCCGCCCGTCCGATTACTTTGTCAAGTTCCGAGAAGATTTGCTTTTTCAAGGCTATCTCCTCCGCAACCGTTTCAATCACGATGTCACACGCCCTGAGGTCTTCAAGCTTCATCGTGCCGTTTATCCTGTCGAGCATCTCCGTCATCTGATTCTCAGTCAATCTTCCTCTCTCCACTTCCGTGGAGAGCAGCTTCTCTATCTTGCCTATGCCCTCCTTGAGCCGGTCATCATCCACTTCCTTCACCCAGGTTTCGTATCCCGACTGGGCCGAAACCTGTGTGATACCCGATCCCATCAGCCCACATCCGACCACGCCAACCTTCTTAATTTCCATCCGATCCTCCCAGCCAGGAATCAGCACGAGTAGCCGAAATCCCAAAAGCAGCTTCCAAAACAAAAACGGCGGGTACGTGAATTCTTCCCCCGCCTTTCAAATCTCGAATCCTTCCCTTATTTCCCCGACCACTCCATCCAGCCCGTGGCCGAGGACTAAAAGGGGCTTCTTGGTGATCGGGACCCCGTGATAGATGTAGTTAGGATCAGTGCGGTAGGTGTCACTTGTGGCGGCTTTCGGGAGAACCTCGCCCCTGCCAGGTCTAGGTCTTTCTGCTGCACCGACCCTGTGGGGTTGATTCTGCCCGTAGAAGACGACGACTCTCAAAGCAGACTATCCTTCCCCATATTCCCGCTGGCCATCACACTAAGAGAAAAGAGGGATTTCCTAGAATGCATCTGATACGATACCTGTCCAGGGCCCCACTGTCAAGAAGGGAGAAAATCACTTCTTGTTGACTGCCACGGCTGCGGACAGTAGAATTCGCTCACTAGGCACTGCTGCGGAAGTGGCGGAACTGGTAGACGCGCTGGGTTCAGGGTCCAGTGGGGGCAACCTCGTGGGGGTTCAACTCCCCCCTTCCGCACCAATCATTCAGTCAAATCTGAAGCGCCACACCCCAATACCCAAAGCTGCGGCGGCAATCGCAACGAGAACTCCTGCTTCCGGAAGAATATCAACTACGCCTTTCCCGTACCACAGAAGGTCCTTGAAACCATCGAGAGCCCAGGCATTGATGGTGACGACGTGCGCCAGCGTGCGCATGAAACCCGGCACAATGTCCAGCGGCCACCAGCTGCCCCCCAGAGATGACATCGCAAGAATAATCAATACGGAGATGCTCGAAAGCTGGGCCTCTGTCTTGACAATAGATGCCATCAAGATGCCCATACTGGTCCCTGCAAGCGCTACCGCAGTTGACATTATCAGGAGCCCGGCAATTGAGTTCCCAAGCTCCATATGGAATACGAAGTGACCAACTGCGAAGAAGAACACCATCTGAACTATGACGGTGATGAAATAGGGAACCAGTTTGCCTGCAAGGATCTCTGATCTGCGTATGGGCGCGGTCAGAAGGCGGCGGTAAGTACCAAGTCGTTTCTCGTCCAGAAAACTGTTCCCGCCGCTCAGCATTATGAAAAGCGCAAACATTACTGCAAAGCCGGGAACAGTCTGTTTGAAGGGGTCGATTTCGCTGCCCGCAACCTTCTGCACATCTTCGCTGCGGACTGAAACCGGCGCTTCAGTCAGCAGTCCCCTTGCCCGCTCGAGCGCGGACATGGCAATTTTCCCCGGACTGGCCCTGCCGTTGGTGGCTTTCATCACTTCTTCGGTGGCTACTTGCACAGCGATGGACGCGCTGGAGATTTTTGACGCGAATCCTTCCAGGATGCCCCTTACGACGTTCTGAGTGACCTGACTCCCCGGATCCCTGAGAATGATCAGCTCGGTTGATTGGCCGGTCTGTACTTTCTTGCCGAAAC from Candidatus Eisenbacteria bacterium includes:
- a CDS encoding 3-hydroxyacyl-CoA dehydrogenase family protein, coding for MEIKKVGVVGCGLMGSGITQVSAQSGYETWVKEVDDDRLKEGIGKIEKLLSTEVERGRLTENQMTEMLDRINGTMKLEDLRACDIVIETVAEEIALKKQIFSELDKVIGRAAILASNTSSISIAELASVTKRPDKVIGLRFFDPVPVTKLVEVVRTPTASDEVISTGVSFAESLGKQPVVVKDSSGFAEGGN
- a CDS encoding ABC transporter permease, with the protein product MRSWYIAWKDLKILFKDRGAIIMLFLVPLVVMTIAGFALSGQYRSGPRGIRVPFVDLDRSDISRQLEAGLTETRALILEDSLTEGGPAREMTEKEARQIIEIGERSAAIVIPEGFGKKVQTGQSTELIILRDPGSQVTQNVVRGILEGFASKISSASIAVQVATEEVMKATNGRASPGKIAMSALERARGLLTEAPVSVRSEDVQKVAGSEIDPFKQTVPGFAVMFALFIMLSGGNSFLDEKRLGTYRRLLTAPIRRSEILAGKLVPYFITVIVQMVFFFAVGHFVFHMELGNSIAGLLIMSTAVALAGTSMGILMASIVKTEAQLSSISVLIILAMSSLGGSWWPLDIVPGFMRTLAHVVTINAWALDGFKDLLWYGKGVVDILPEAGVLVAIAAAALGIGVWRFRFD